A genome region from Vulpes lagopus strain Blue_001 chromosome 7, ASM1834538v1, whole genome shotgun sequence includes the following:
- the ABTB1 gene encoding ankyrin repeat and BTB/POZ domain-containing protein 1: MDTSDLFASCRKGDVGRVRYLLEQRDVEVNVRDKWDSTPLYYACLCGHEELVLYLLANGARCEANTFDGERCLYGALSDPIRRALRDYKQVTASCRRRDYYDDFLQRLLEQGIHSDVVFVVHGKPFRAHRCVLGARSAYFANMLDTKWKGKNVVVLRHPLINPVAFGALLQYLYTGRLDVGVEHVSDCERLAKQCQLWDLLSDLETKCEKVSEFVASKPGTCVKVLTIEPPPADPRLREDMALLADCALPPELRGDLGELPFPCPDGFNSCPDVCFRVEGCSFLCHKAFFCGRSDYFRALLDDHFRENEELEASGGLLAITLHGISPDIFTHVLYYIYSDHTELPPEAAYDVLSVADMYLLPGLKRLCGRSLAQLLDEDNVVGVWRVAKLFCLARLEDQCTEYMAKVIEKLVEREDFVEAVREEAAAVAARQETDSIPLVDDIRFHVASTVQTYSAIEEAQQRLRALEDLLVSIGLDC; the protein is encoded by the exons ATGGACACCAGCGACCTCTTCGCCAGCTGCAGGAAGGGGGATGTGGGCCGAGTGCG GTACCTGCTGGAGCAACGGGACGTGGAGGTGAATGTGCGGGACAAGTGGGACAGCACCCCCTT GTACTACGCCTGCCTCTGTGGGCATGAGGAGCTAGTACTTTATCTTCTGGCCAATG GAGCCCGCTGTGAAGCCAACACCTTTGATGGGGAGCGCTGCCTCTACGGGGCACTGAGCGACCCCATCCGCCGGGCCCTGCGCGATTACAAGCAGGTGACAGCCTCCTGCAGGAGGCGTGACTACTACGATGACTTCCTGCAGCG gctcctggAGCAGGGCATCCATAGCGATGTGGTCTTTGTGGTGCACGGGAAGCCCTTCCGGGCACATCGCTGTGTGCTGGGTGCACGCAGTGCCTACTTTGCCAACATGCTGGATACCAAATGGAAGGGCAAGAATGTCGTGGTCCTTAGGCATCCACTG ATCAACCCTGTGGCCTTTGGGGCCTTGCTGCAGTACCTGTACACAG GCCGCCTGGACGTCGGCGTGGAGCATGTTAGTGACTGTGAGCGCCTGGCCAAGCAGTGCCAACTGTGGGACCTGCTCAGCGACCTGGAGACCAAGTGTGAGAAAGTGTCTGAGTTCG TGGCTTCCAAGCCAGGCACGTGTGTGAAGGTGCTGACCATCGAGCCCCCGCCGGCAGATCCCCGGCTTCGGGAGGACATGGCCCTGCTGGCCGACTGCGCCCTGCCCCCGGAGCTCCGT GGTGATCTCGGAGAGCTGCCCTTCCCTTGCCCCGATGGCTTCAACAGCTGTCCTGATGTCTGCTTCCGGGTGGAAGGTTGCAGCTTTCTCTGCCACAag GCCTTCTTCTGCGGCCGCAGCGACTACTTCCGGGCCCTGCTGGACGACCACTTCCGAGAGAACGAGGAGCTGGAGGCCTCAGGCGGCCTCCTGGCCATCACTCTCCATGGCATCTCGCCTGACATCTTCACCCACGTGCTCTACTACATCTACAGTGACCACACGGAG CTGCCCCCCGAGGCGGCCTATGATGTGCTGAGCGTGGCCGACATGTACCTGTTGCCTGGCCTGAAGCGGCTCTGTGGCCGCAGCCTGGCCCAGCTGCTGGACGAGGACAACGTGGTGGGGGTGTGGCGTGTGGCCAAGCTGTTCTGTTTGGCGCGCCTCGAGGACCAGTGCACTGAGTACATGGCCAAGGTCATCGAGAAG CTGGTGGAGCGGGAGGACTTCGTGGAGGCCGTGCGGGAGGAGGCGGCGGCCGTGGCTGCCCGGCAGGAGACGGACTCCATCCCACTGGTGGACGACATCCGCTTCCACGTGGCCAGCACGGTGCAGACCTACAGTGCCATCGAGGAGGCGCAGCAGCGGCTACGAGCACTTGAGGACCTGCTGGTGTCTATTGGCCTGGACTGCTGA